From Calditrichota bacterium, one genomic window encodes:
- a CDS encoding ABC transporter ATP-binding protein, with the protein MIKLQNITFSYKQESILKNFNLSISSGKTTVLIGPSGCGKSTILRLINRLILPSSGEIFIKKDKVDNSTIQSLRLKMGYVIQEGGLFPNLSAAQNVCLMATRLKWEKKKIKERLEELADLTHFSKDNYNRFPGQLSGGQRQRVSLMRALMLNPDILLLDEPFGALDPIIRSGLHDSMLEIFRSLKKTVLMVSHDLHEAAYLGDDIVLMNNGQAIQSGTIEDLLKNPVNTFVSEFIRAQRSHLPELGDE; encoded by the coding sequence ATGATAAAACTTCAAAATATTACTTTTTCTTACAAGCAAGAATCCATTCTAAAAAATTTTAACTTATCTATCTCTTCCGGCAAAACAACAGTTTTAATTGGCCCAAGCGGCTGTGGCAAATCAACAATTCTGCGTCTTATAAATCGACTGATCCTTCCTTCCTCCGGCGAAATTTTCATTAAAAAAGACAAAGTAGACAATTCGACTATCCAGTCCTTAAGATTGAAAATGGGGTACGTTATCCAGGAAGGTGGCCTTTTTCCAAATCTTTCAGCAGCTCAAAATGTGTGTTTAATGGCCACACGACTGAAATGGGAAAAGAAAAAAATAAAAGAGAGGCTGGAAGAGCTAGCAGACCTTACACATTTTTCCAAAGATAATTATAATCGTTTCCCGGGACAGCTTTCCGGAGGACAACGCCAGCGTGTAAGTTTGATGCGAGCACTTATGCTTAACCCAGACATACTTTTGCTCGATGAACCGTTTGGAGCGCTCGATCCAATCATCCGTTCAGGATTGCATGACAGTATGCTTGAAATTTTTAGAAGTCTTAAGAAAACAGTTTTAATGGTTTCGCATGATTTACATGAAGCTGCATATCTTGGAGATGATATTGTTTTAATGAACAATGGGCAGGCTATCCAATCCGGTACAATTGAAGATTTGTTAAAAAATCCTGTTAATACATTTGTATCAGAATTCATTCGTGCCCAGCGTAGCCATTTACCGGAGTTGGGTGATGAGTAA
- a CDS encoding DUF983 domain-containing protein: MNQTCSYCGFKFEREEGYFTSAIIIANFLYAFIVAPIMLIMTALEIPFWKIGLLLGSVSLVMVPFIFRFARTIWLHFDFSINPE, translated from the coding sequence ATGAATCAAACTTGTTCTTACTGTGGATTTAAGTTTGAACGGGAAGAGGGGTATTTTACATCTGCTATAATAATTGCAAACTTTTTATATGCTTTTATTGTTGCGCCAATAATGCTAATAATGACCGCATTGGAAATACCTTTTTGGAAAATTGGATTATTGTTGGGTAGCGTTAGTCTGGTAATGGTGCCTTTTATTTTCCGATTTGCCAGGACCATTTGGTTGCATTTTGATTTTTCAATTAACCCTGAATGA
- the cobC gene encoding alpha-ribazole phosphatase: MNIYLIRHTTPDIELIYCYGQTDLDVKDSFDDEVSRIKSVLPKLDNFKIFSSPLKRCAKLAKALDVGKVIFDDRLKEFNFGEWEMKPWDDIEKESLNFWIEDFVNRQAPGGESYRQMSDRIMDFFGELKNSDSENIILVSHGGTIRAILANILEMPLKNLFNINIDFAGVVKLSEKNGKIKVMFINR, from the coding sequence ATGAACATCTACCTTATCAGACATACTACCCCGGATATAGAATTAATTTATTGTTATGGTCAAACCGATCTTGATGTAAAAGACAGTTTTGATGATGAGGTTAGCAGGATTAAATCAGTTTTACCAAAGCTTGACAATTTTAAAATCTTCTCCAGCCCTTTAAAAAGATGTGCTAAACTGGCGAAAGCTCTGGATGTGGGCAAGGTTATTTTTGATGACCGTTTAAAAGAGTTCAATTTTGGTGAATGGGAAATGAAACCGTGGGATGATATTGAAAAAGAATCTTTGAATTTCTGGATTGAAGATTTTGTGAACAGGCAAGCTCCTGGAGGAGAATCATACAGGCAAATGAGCGACAGAATAATGGACTTTTTTGGAGAGCTAAAAAATAGTGATTCAGAAAATATTATTTTGGTAAGTCATGGAGGGACAATTAGGGCAATTTTGGCAAATATTCTGGAGATGCCGCTCAAAAATTTATTTAACATAAATATTGATTTTGCAGGAGTAGTAAAACTGTCGGAAAAAAATGGAAAAATAAAAGTCATGTTTATAAACAGGTAG
- a CDS encoding DUF2249 domain-containing protein: MQNNPNQHLIVLDVRPILQSGNDPFNEIMKAVANLAEEDTLQIINTFEPIPLINKMKARGYKSWTERPEDGVIHTFFKKEQDNKTSEKLPEVEETDEISFQQKVEFFGEKKHTIDVRHLEMPEPMVAILKEIETLDDDHALFVEHKKMPQFLLPELKNRNYDIMFNELSEHHLQLLIFKAK, encoded by the coding sequence ATGCAAAACAATCCAAATCAACATTTAATAGTTTTAGACGTCCGGCCAATACTCCAATCCGGGAATGATCCATTTAATGAAATTATGAAAGCAGTGGCAAACCTGGCCGAGGAAGATACTTTACAAATAATTAACACGTTTGAACCCATTCCGCTAATTAATAAAATGAAAGCCCGAGGTTATAAATCATGGACTGAAAGACCGGAAGATGGCGTGATACATACCTTTTTTAAAAAAGAACAGGATAATAAAACGAGTGAAAAGCTGCCAGAGGTTGAAGAAACAGATGAGATAAGTTTTCAACAAAAAGTTGAATTCTTCGGAGAGAAAAAACACACAATAGATGTTCGTCATCTTGAAATGCCGGAACCAATGGTTGCAATTCTCAAAGAAATTGAAACTTTGGATGATGACCATGCTTTGTTTGTTGAGCACAAAAAAATGCCACAGTTTTTATTGCCAGAACTAAAAAACAGAAACTACGATATAATGTTTAATGAACTCTCTGAACACCATTTACAATTATTAATTTTTAAAGCCAAATAG
- a CDS encoding DUF59 domain-containing protein, which yields MKSKEEIKKIESEIEEILYTVMDPEVELNIVDLGLLYSIVYDGDKKVDIIMTLSTPTCPLGDAIVNNVKHSIYSKFPEFTARVEIVFDPPWSQEMISEAGKMKLGM from the coding sequence ATGAAATCAAAAGAAGAAATAAAAAAGATAGAGTCAGAAATTGAAGAAATTCTTTACACTGTTATGGATCCTGAAGTTGAGTTGAACATTGTAGACCTTGGCTTACTGTATTCAATAGTTTATGATGGAGACAAAAAAGTAGACATAATTATGACACTATCAACCCCGACTTGCCCACTTGGTGATGCCATTGTAAATAATGTGAAGCATTCAATATACAGCAAGTTTCCGGAATTTACCGCAAGGGTTGAAATCGTTTTTGATCCACCCTGGTCGCAAGAAATGATTAGTGAAGCTGGCAAAATGAAGTTAGGAATGTAG
- a CDS encoding superoxide dismutase yields MSFSLPDLPYAHSALDPHIDTRTMEIHHGKHHQGYVNNLNGAIEGQGLDNKSLEDLIGAIGGLPAGVQNAVRNNGGGHWNHSFFWSVMGANGGGTPGGDLAAAINTTFGSFDEFKTAFVKAGATRFGSGWAWLIVNNAGNLEVCSTPNQDNPLMDVADVKGRPILGVDVWEHAYYLNYQNRRPDYLNAFFNVVNWDVVAENFKDLK; encoded by the coding sequence ATGTCCTTTTCATTACCTGATTTACCTTATGCACATAGCGCATTAGATCCACACATAGATACACGTACGATGGAAATCCATCATGGAAAACATCACCAGGGATATGTAAATAATTTAAATGGCGCAATTGAAGGCCAGGGGTTAGACAATAAATCCCTTGAAGATTTGATTGGTGCCATTGGCGGTTTACCGGCAGGAGTCCAAAATGCAGTTCGTAACAATGGTGGCGGACACTGGAACCATTCTTTTTTCTGGAGTGTTATGGGCGCCAATGGTGGCGGAACACCTGGTGGTGATTTGGCTGCTGCGATAAACACTACTTTTGGCTCATTTGATGAATTTAAAACGGCCTTTGTAAAAGCAGGTGCAACACGTTTTGGTTCTGGATGGGCCTGGCTGATTGTTAATAATGCCGGAAACCTTGAAGTATGTTCAACGCCAAATCAGGATAACCCGTTAATGGATGTTGCCGATGTTAAAGGCAGACCAATTCTTGGTGTAGATGTTTGGGAGCATGCCTATTATCTTAATTATCAAAACAGGCGCCCTGATTATTTGAATGCCTTTTTTAATGTGGTAAACTGGGATGTTGTTGCAGAGAATTTTAAGGATTTAAAGTAA
- a CDS encoding DUF3108 domain-containing protein has product MIILKIVFLFLAVSISASNKSNPEKAVFNIGDSVQVETDVDLPVLSKTTPFQNGEVLSFRIRYGFITAGSAKMKVFTKMYDDTTQVFHLQTTAKSASGFSWIYKVDDVVNSYVDFDDFYPIRFEKKLREGSYLADLFTDYHPLDSLAKVETIRYTSDMEVRKRKKYDVAVPPYCQDILSSFYYIRRFDLKVGESLFLTNHEKKKVYDLEVLVHKKEVIEVEAGKFRCIVVEPIIKGEGLFKKKGRLKVWLTDDDKKIPIQMKSEVLVGNITTELTKIKGVKDKIEAKIK; this is encoded by the coding sequence ATGATAATATTAAAAATAGTATTCCTTTTTCTGGCTGTAAGTATCTCAGCCAGTAATAAATCCAATCCTGAGAAAGCAGTTTTTAATATTGGAGATAGTGTACAAGTAGAGACTGATGTCGATTTACCTGTCCTTTCAAAAACAACCCCATTTCAAAATGGTGAAGTACTTTCATTTAGAATTCGTTATGGGTTTATAACTGCCGGATCTGCTAAAATGAAAGTTTTTACGAAAATGTATGATGACACGACACAAGTTTTTCATTTACAGACGACAGCAAAAAGCGCAAGTGGTTTTAGCTGGATTTATAAAGTAGATGATGTTGTAAATTCTTATGTTGACTTTGATGATTTTTACCCAATCCGGTTTGAGAAAAAATTACGGGAAGGTAGTTACCTGGCCGACTTGTTTACAGATTATCATCCATTAGATTCGCTGGCAAAAGTTGAAACAATCCGCTATACCAGCGATATGGAAGTTCGAAAGAGAAAAAAATACGATGTAGCTGTTCCTCCGTATTGCCAGGACATTTTATCCTCATTTTATTACATTCGAAGATTTGATTTAAAGGTCGGCGAATCTTTATTTCTTACAAATCATGAAAAGAAAAAAGTATATGATTTAGAGGTTCTTGTTCACAAAAAGGAAGTAATTGAAGTTGAGGCTGGAAAGTTTCGCTGTATCGTAGTGGAGCCGATTATTAAAGGCGAAGGATTATTTAAGAAAAAAGGACGCTTAAAAGTCTGGTTAACAGATGATGATAAAAAAATTCCGATCCAAATGAAAAGTGAAGTTTTGGTTGGCAACATCACCACTGAGCTTACAAAAATTAAAGGCGTGAAAGATAAGATCGAAGCAAAAATAAAATAG
- a CDS encoding ABC transporter ATP-binding protein — protein MKLYLKILTFIKPYWKAISGAILLTLIYVLFNAISLWVMVDFINEIFSEDIIENRELLEPGLAKKSDTIYDAMKVAIRSVIIQDNKYDTLLAVCLVIFLTFFFKNIAIYFKRVILNYVELQIIVNFRNRLHAKILQLPLSFLDKRHSGELTSIVFNDVNALKTVLQNSFGRMILSPVQIFTNIILMFIISWELSLLTFIVVPVSTFVIVKIGQGMRRRSRRVFRQIANVMATFQEAITSVRIVKAFTSEAREMQKFYETNLDFFKKQFRANRLKFATSPINEVLLVLMLVFLLWYGGNLVYSKSGLSAADFLLFLVYLFTMFQPIKELAGVNNVLQRGFAAAERIFSVLEEKEEVYDKAGAIEIATFSDTIEFKSVKFRYNDESPLVINDVSLNVKKGEMVAFVGHSGSGKTTLVNLLPRFYELSEGQIIVDGHDSRDLTLHSLRGQMSIVTQETILFNDTIRTNIAYGMENVTDTEIIEAAKVANAWEFIEKMENGLDSHIGEKGTRLSGGQKQRISIARAILKNPSILILDEATSALDTESERLVQQAIDKLLESRTVLVIAHRLSTITNANKIVVLNDGQIEAIGKHNELLSTCDTYKKLSQDQFIEV, from the coding sequence ATGAAATTATATTTAAAAATACTCACATTTATAAAACCCTACTGGAAAGCAATATCGGGCGCGATATTACTTACACTTATTTATGTTTTGTTTAATGCAATTTCCCTTTGGGTGATGGTCGATTTTATCAATGAAATTTTTTCTGAAGATATTATTGAAAACAGGGAACTGCTGGAACCGGGCTTAGCAAAAAAAAGTGATACAATTTATGACGCGATGAAAGTAGCGATACGAAGTGTTATTATCCAGGATAATAAATATGATACTTTGCTCGCTGTTTGTCTTGTCATTTTCCTTACATTCTTTTTTAAAAATATTGCCATTTATTTCAAGCGGGTTATTCTAAATTATGTTGAGTTACAGATCATTGTAAATTTTCGAAACAGACTGCATGCTAAAATTCTACAGTTGCCATTGTCTTTCCTGGATAAAAGGCATTCCGGGGAATTAACATCTATTGTTTTTAACGATGTAAATGCACTTAAAACAGTTCTTCAAAACAGCTTTGGCAGAATGATTCTTTCACCGGTTCAAATTTTTACCAACATTATTTTGATGTTTATAATTAGTTGGGAACTATCACTGCTTACATTCATCGTTGTTCCTGTAAGTACATTTGTGATTGTAAAAATTGGTCAGGGAATGCGTCGCCGCAGCCGCAGGGTTTTTAGGCAAATAGCAAATGTAATGGCTACTTTTCAGGAAGCAATTACTTCTGTTCGAATAGTAAAGGCTTTTACCAGCGAAGCCCGGGAAATGCAAAAATTTTATGAAACAAACCTGGACTTTTTCAAGAAACAATTTCGGGCAAACAGGTTAAAATTTGCAACTTCACCAATCAACGAAGTGCTTTTAGTCTTGATGCTTGTTTTTCTGTTATGGTACGGTGGAAATTTGGTTTATTCCAAAAGCGGGTTAAGCGCTGCAGATTTTCTTCTTTTTCTGGTATATTTATTTACAATGTTTCAGCCAATTAAAGAACTTGCAGGTGTAAACAATGTTTTGCAAAGAGGTTTTGCTGCTGCAGAAAGAATATTTTCGGTTTTGGAGGAGAAGGAAGAAGTTTATGACAAAGCTGGTGCGATTGAAATAGCAACCTTCTCAGACACAATTGAATTTAAAAGCGTAAAATTTCGATACAATGATGAAAGTCCGCTGGTTATAAATGACGTTTCTTTAAATGTTAAAAAAGGGGAAATGGTTGCCTTTGTTGGCCATAGCGGTTCAGGTAAAACAACTCTGGTAAATTTGTTGCCAAGGTTTTACGAGTTATCCGAAGGCCAGATTATTGTTGATGGACATGACTCACGAGACTTAACCCTTCATTCATTGCGTGGCCAAATGAGTATTGTTACCCAGGAAACAATTTTATTCAACGATACAATTCGTACAAATATTGCCTATGGCATGGAAAATGTAACTGATACAGAAATTATTGAAGCCGCGAAAGTGGCCAATGCCTGGGAGTTTATAGAAAAAATGGAAAATGGTCTTGATTCGCATATTGGTGAAAAAGGAACACGTCTTTCGGGCGGGCAAAAACAACGCATATCTATTGCAAGGGCTATTTTGAAAAACCCGTCAATTTTAATTTTGGACGAGGCAACATCTGCTCTTGATACAGAATCTGAGAGACTGGTTCAGCAGGCAATTGACAAATTATTGGAAAGCCGAACTGTTTTGGTAATCGCGCATCGTCTTTCAACAATTACAAATGCGAATAAAATTGTTGTACTAAATGATGGCCAAATTGAGGCGATAGGAAAGCATAATGAACTTTTATCCACTTGTGATACGTATAAAAAACTATCGCAAGATCAATTTATCGAGGTTTAA
- a CDS encoding phosphocholine cytidylyltransferase family protein — protein sequence MSIIDTAIILAAGRGSRLKELSLEQPKPMTEVNNTAIIDNLIRQLIDNKMQKIVVVIGYFAEKLKAHILSGFKGQVEFVFIENEIYDKTNNIYSLYLANKYMDDGFYLFEADVFCEDTILADFLKSGQENVMLIDTFTQEMNGTVVRLTESSEVKGMYLNKDQDKDFDFSNTFKTINFYKISKDFVNQFFAQKLAAHINGEDVNSYYEQIIKEAVDGGYKFYGLKTKTNTWWEIDTHQDLEKAEELFKE from the coding sequence ATGTCAATAATTGACACAGCCATCATATTAGCGGCAGGGCGAGGAAGCAGGCTAAAAGAATTAAGCCTGGAGCAACCCAAACCTATGACAGAGGTAAACAATACTGCGATTATTGATAACCTTATCCGGCAACTTATTGATAATAAAATGCAAAAGATTGTTGTGGTAATTGGCTACTTTGCAGAAAAACTGAAAGCCCATATTTTAAGCGGCTTTAAGGGACAGGTAGAATTTGTTTTTATTGAAAATGAAATCTACGATAAAACCAATAACATCTATTCACTCTATCTTGCCAATAAATATATGGATGATGGATTTTATTTGTTTGAAGCAGACGTTTTTTGTGAAGACACAATTTTAGCAGATTTTTTAAAATCCGGTCAGGAAAATGTTATGTTAATCGATACATTTACTCAAGAGATGAATGGAACAGTAGTGCGCTTAACAGAATCATCAGAAGTAAAAGGAATGTATTTAAATAAAGATCAGGACAAAGATTTCGACTTTTCAAATACATTTAAAACTATCAATTTTTATAAGATTAGCAAGGATTTTGTTAATCAGTTTTTTGCACAAAAGCTGGCAGCTCATATCAATGGCGAAGATGTAAATTCTTATTATGAACAGATTATAAAAGAAGCTGTAGATGGCGGCTATAAATTTTATGGCTTAAAAACGAAAACAAATACCTGGTGGGAAATTGATACACATCAGGATTTGGAAAAAGCCGAAGAATTGTTCAAAGAATAA